From Rudanella lutea DSM 19387, a single genomic window includes:
- a CDS encoding response regulator translates to MTDILYVEDNPDDVEVFRRLLNKLERPLQYTILTSGSDAIRYLSAEGAEPHRTMSLPRLVLLDINLVGISGIDVLRWARTDERTRLLPIIAYSTSDNPSDIRQAYEAGANAYIVKPGSYPETGALLRRLCHFWLDDNAQIDHP, encoded by the coding sequence ATGACCGACATTTTATACGTTGAAGACAATCCCGACGACGTGGAGGTCTTCAGACGATTGCTGAACAAGTTGGAGCGTCCGCTTCAGTACACAATTCTAACAAGCGGTTCGGACGCGATCCGGTACCTCTCGGCCGAGGGGGCAGAGCCTCACCGAACTATGTCTTTACCTAGACTGGTGTTGCTCGACATTAATCTGGTGGGTATCAGCGGTATTGACGTGCTGCGGTGGGCGCGTACCGACGAACGCACCCGCCTGCTGCCCATCATTGCCTACAGTACCTCCGACAACCCAAGCGATATTCGGCAGGCCTACGAAGCCGGGGCCAACGCCTACATCGTAAAACCGGGCAGTTATCCTGAAACCGGGGCCCTGCTCCGGCGGCTCTGCCATTTTTGGTTGGACGATAACGCCCAAATTGACCACCCATGA
- a CDS encoding biliverdin-producing heme oxygenase: protein MNELLLRLRDETRPHHIETEQLLYTDALRSGTLSTDQYRHLLLTHGVFHQALEAAIDNEPAFFSDYRPDTRRKTEWLRADLETVQLSLPAFPQPVFSGWSPVQLLGAAYVGEGSMLGGKTVWHYLEQSEALQPLLHSARFYRGYGMHTGPLWREFGEFAFAQGAPDADAVVAAAQQAFDCYRKIFGYTAPQVFGHLPADTSVC, encoded by the coding sequence ATGAACGAGCTGCTCCTGCGTCTGCGCGACGAAACGCGCCCACACCATATCGAAACCGAACAACTGCTCTATACCGATGCGCTCCGGTCGGGCACCTTGTCGACCGATCAGTACCGGCACCTGTTGCTGACCCACGGCGTTTTTCATCAGGCGCTCGAAGCCGCCATCGACAACGAGCCGGCTTTTTTCTCGGACTACCGGCCCGATACCCGCCGAAAAACAGAGTGGCTTCGGGCCGATCTGGAAACCGTTCAATTGTCGCTACCTGCTTTTCCCCAACCGGTATTCTCAGGCTGGAGCCCGGTTCAACTACTCGGAGCTGCGTATGTGGGCGAAGGCTCCATGCTGGGCGGCAAAACGGTCTGGCATTATTTGGAACAAAGCGAAGCCCTGCAACCCCTGCTCCACAGTGCCCGCTTTTACCGGGGCTATGGTATGCATACGGGGCCGTTATGGCGTGAGTTTGGCGAGTTTGCCTTTGCGCAAGGTGCCCCCGATGCCGATGCCGTTGTAGCCGCTGCCCAGCAGGCTTTTGATTGTTACCGCAAAATCTTTGGGTATACAGCCCCTCAGGTATTTGGCCATCTCCCAGCCGATACCAGCGTGTGTTAA
- a CDS encoding PAS domain-containing sensor histidine kinase: MLFNQTHRHADGENIPNQRASFSSAGLIGGIFDATPGYIAYCEPVDGPDTGAIDDWVVRVANARFSTLVSWVEGPVTGQTLRDLFPNLVPAGHLAHYTAAFLQKQAVSFEFSYTIDTEETWFLAGAEPFGNGLVLSWTDITSQKKAAADGPLSPVVQAILDYSQTAVALHEAVYNDDSQIVDFQTLQANGQALVNWGERGQARLRESLLTIEPEARESGEFDRLVRVATTGEPESYELAYNDRLYAVTVARADKGVVTSAVDITIDRQYRHQLEAMNQSLRQSNENLQSFAYVASHDLQEPLRKIQTFSDILQNQFEDNLSDGERDMTRRIQKSARRMQMLIKDLLAYSQLAGRREAHQPVRLNEIVNEVVSDLEIGISEKKATIEVAALPVVRGSAFRLRQLMQNLLANALKFAGANRPPVVQIKARQATPADLPDDLPRSNSYWLITVTDNGIGFDEKYKGRIFQPFQRLHDPADYTGTGIGLAICQRVVESHGGAIDVSSIPDEGTTFKVFLPVD, encoded by the coding sequence TTGTTATTCAACCAGACTCACCGACACGCTGACGGTGAGAACATACCAAACCAACGGGCTTCTTTCTCGTCAGCGGGGCTGATCGGAGGGATTTTCGACGCTACCCCGGGCTATATAGCGTACTGTGAACCGGTTGATGGCCCGGATACCGGGGCGATAGACGACTGGGTTGTTCGGGTAGCCAACGCCCGGTTCAGCACGCTCGTGAGTTGGGTTGAGGGGCCGGTAACGGGGCAAACTCTCCGGGATTTGTTTCCCAATCTGGTACCCGCAGGTCATCTGGCACACTACACCGCTGCGTTTCTCCAGAAGCAAGCCGTCTCCTTCGAGTTTTCATACACGATCGACACCGAAGAAACCTGGTTTCTGGCCGGGGCTGAGCCATTTGGTAATGGGCTGGTGCTGTCGTGGACGGATATCACCTCCCAGAAAAAAGCCGCTGCCGATGGGCCGCTTTCGCCTGTTGTGCAGGCAATTCTGGATTATTCGCAGACAGCCGTCGCCCTGCACGAAGCCGTGTACAACGATGATTCTCAAATTGTTGATTTTCAGACATTACAGGCCAACGGGCAGGCCTTGGTTAACTGGGGCGAACGAGGGCAGGCCCGGCTCCGTGAATCCCTGTTGACGATCGAGCCCGAAGCCCGCGAATCGGGTGAGTTCGATCGGCTGGTGCGGGTGGCTACCACCGGCGAACCCGAATCGTATGAACTGGCTTACAACGACCGGCTGTATGCCGTGACCGTTGCCCGCGCCGACAAAGGTGTGGTGACCTCTGCCGTCGATATCACCATCGACCGGCAGTACCGGCATCAGCTTGAGGCCATGAACCAAAGCCTGCGGCAATCCAACGAAAACCTCCAGTCGTTTGCTTACGTGGCTTCGCACGATTTGCAGGAGCCCCTGCGTAAGATTCAGACGTTCAGCGATATTCTACAAAATCAATTTGAAGATAACCTGTCGGACGGTGAGCGCGACATGACCCGCCGGATTCAGAAATCAGCCCGGCGGATGCAGATGCTCATCAAAGACCTGCTCGCGTACTCGCAGTTGGCGGGTCGGCGGGAAGCCCATCAGCCTGTTCGGCTCAATGAGATTGTTAACGAGGTCGTGAGTGATCTGGAAATAGGTATTTCGGAGAAAAAAGCGACGATAGAAGTGGCGGCTTTGCCCGTGGTTCGGGGTAGCGCCTTCCGGTTACGCCAACTGATGCAGAACCTGCTGGCCAATGCGCTTAAGTTTGCCGGGGCCAACCGCCCGCCCGTGGTACAAATAAAAGCCCGGCAGGCCACACCCGCCGACCTGCCTGACGATTTGCCCCGTTCCAACTCGTACTGGCTCATCACCGTGACCGACAACGGTATCGGGTTCGACGAGAAGTACAAAGGTCGTATCTTCCAGCCATTCCAGCGGCTACACGACCCGGCCGATTACACAGGTACGGGCATTGGGTTGGCTATTTGCCAGCGGGTGGTCGAAAGCCACGGTGGGGCAATCGACGTGAGCAGCATTCCAGACGAGGGTACCACGTTTAAAGTATTTCTGCCTGTCGATTAA
- a CDS encoding response regulator: MKTILLIEDNEAIRETTAEILELANYNVLTAENGKVGVEKALATRPDLVICDIMMPVLDGYGVLQIFNKNPQLSGVPFIFLTAKTERTDFRKGMELGADDYLTKPFEESELLSAIEGRLNRFQHMRPAYDLQQNGLDQFLDDARSTANLESLSADRKVHAVRKKQYLYTEGDEPTRLYFLKSGKVKTVRTNADGKELITGIYNAGEFFGYLALLEDREYTESAVTIDDSELVYIPQADFQQLLLANQDVSHQFIQLLAGRVGEREQQLVGMAYHSLRRRVADALLWLHSRQPQSGPGLIQLSRDDLASLVGTATESLIRTLSEFKQDGLIEMVGSSIRVVQAEKLRRANW; this comes from the coding sequence ATGAAGACCATCCTCTTGATTGAAGATAACGAGGCTATACGCGAAACCACCGCCGAAATTCTGGAGTTAGCCAACTACAACGTGCTCACGGCCGAAAACGGTAAGGTGGGCGTAGAAAAGGCTCTGGCAACCCGGCCCGACCTGGTTATCTGCGACATTATGATGCCCGTGCTCGATGGCTACGGGGTATTGCAGATCTTTAATAAGAACCCGCAGCTGTCGGGCGTGCCGTTTATCTTTCTGACCGCCAAAACCGAGCGTACCGATTTCCGTAAAGGGATGGAACTGGGGGCCGATGATTACCTCACCAAGCCGTTTGAAGAAAGCGAACTCCTGAGCGCCATTGAGGGCCGGCTAAACCGGTTTCAGCACATGCGCCCGGCTTACGATCTCCAGCAAAACGGCCTCGACCAGTTTCTTGACGATGCCCGCAGCACGGCCAATCTGGAAAGCCTTTCGGCCGACCGTAAGGTGCATGCCGTTCGGAAAAAGCAGTATCTGTACACCGAGGGCGACGAACCAACCCGTTTGTATTTCCTGAAATCAGGCAAAGTAAAAACCGTACGGACCAATGCCGACGGTAAAGAGCTCATTACGGGAATCTATAACGCGGGTGAATTTTTCGGATATCTGGCCCTGCTCGAAGACCGCGAATACACGGAGTCGGCGGTGACCATCGACGACTCAGAGCTGGTGTATATTCCGCAGGCCGATTTTCAGCAGCTTTTGCTGGCCAATCAGGACGTTAGCCATCAGTTTATTCAGTTGCTGGCCGGGCGCGTGGGCGAGCGGGAGCAGCAGCTGGTGGGCATGGCGTACCATTCGCTCCGTCGGCGGGTGGCCGATGCGCTCCTGTGGCTACACAGCCGGCAGCCCCAGTCGGGGCCGGGCCTGATTCAGCTCTCACGCGACGATCTGGCTTCGCTTGTCGGTACGGCAACCGAGTCGCTTATTCGCACCCTGAGCGAGTTTAAGCAGGATGGCCTGATCGAAATGGTGGGGTCGAGTATTCGGGTGGTGCAGGCTGAAAAGCTCCGCCGGGCCAACTGGTAA
- a CDS encoding sensor histidine kinase, whose product MLTGLYTNTLTDLLFEQEDDFLGVFDLEQNRYVRINQAGIRLLGYPSEEPLLQQTGPWFRQEPLSAEGQHEALARLLQVGAHEEEAEMVRHDGSTFWARLTITLFPEGKLALVRLVNREQLHRTERELNHSVRRYEAIFSNATIGIIVSDQQGRVVSANQLADQLFGYEEGELVGLSIEQLVPDSVSHQHENLRKSFNRNPQVRPMGHNRDLHAQRKNGTLFPVEISLSYFRLDQALYAVAYIIDITFKREVERQLLEQKSQVERLNAELEQKVADRTHALMNTLEQLEQSKDELAQALKTERELGELKSRFVSMASHEFRTPLTAVLNATTLIEKYPEGDQQEKRLRHLHRIRASVKHLNDILEEFLSVGKLEEGKIVAHPARVSLPQLVTETVADMHSMLKTGQVVHTDLDCPKPIWLDPSLLRKMIVNVLSNAIKYSGEGSEIAIRATCQEGQLTMTVTDQGIGISPDDQQHLFEQFFRAKNAINVAGTGLGLHIVAKYAELMQGSVQLQSELNNGTTITLILPYEDHPLD is encoded by the coding sequence ATGCTTACTGGCTTGTACACCAATACATTGACCGATCTGTTGTTTGAGCAGGAAGATGATTTTCTGGGCGTATTTGACCTGGAGCAAAACCGGTACGTGCGTATCAATCAGGCGGGTATCCGGTTGTTGGGCTACCCCTCAGAGGAACCCTTGCTACAGCAGACCGGGCCCTGGTTCCGGCAGGAGCCCCTCTCGGCAGAGGGGCAGCACGAGGCCCTGGCCCGATTGCTTCAGGTGGGTGCACACGAAGAAGAAGCCGAGATGGTGCGGCACGACGGGTCTACGTTCTGGGCGCGGCTTACCATCACCCTGTTTCCCGAAGGCAAGCTGGCGCTGGTCCGACTCGTAAACCGCGAGCAACTGCACCGCACCGAGCGCGAGCTGAACCACAGTGTCCGGCGCTACGAGGCTATCTTTTCAAACGCGACCATCGGCATCATTGTCTCCGACCAACAGGGGCGGGTTGTGTCGGCCAATCAACTGGCGGATCAACTGTTTGGGTACGAAGAAGGCGAGCTCGTAGGCCTATCCATTGAGCAACTTGTGCCCGATTCAGTGAGTCATCAGCACGAAAATCTCCGCAAGTCGTTTAACCGTAACCCGCAGGTTCGGCCCATGGGGCACAACCGCGATTTGCACGCGCAACGCAAAAACGGCACGCTGTTTCCGGTCGAGATTAGCCTCAGCTACTTCCGGCTCGATCAGGCCCTGTACGCCGTGGCCTACATTATCGACATTACGTTTAAGCGCGAAGTGGAGCGGCAACTGCTCGAACAGAAAAGCCAGGTGGAGCGGCTCAACGCCGAACTGGAACAAAAAGTGGCCGACCGCACGCACGCGCTCATGAATACGCTCGAACAGCTCGAACAATCGAAAGATGAGCTGGCGCAGGCTCTCAAAACGGAGCGCGAACTGGGCGAGCTGAAATCGCGCTTTGTCTCGATGGCATCGCACGAGTTTCGCACGCCACTCACGGCGGTACTCAACGCCACCACCCTGATTGAAAAATACCCCGAGGGCGATCAGCAGGAGAAGCGGCTCCGGCATCTGCACCGGATTCGGGCGTCGGTGAAGCATCTCAACGATATTCTGGAGGAGTTTTTGTCGGTCGGTAAACTCGAAGAGGGTAAAATTGTGGCCCACCCGGCGCGGGTCAGTCTGCCCCAACTGGTTACCGAAACCGTAGCCGATATGCACAGCATGCTCAAAACCGGGCAGGTAGTGCATACCGACCTGGACTGCCCGAAACCGATCTGGCTCGATCCTTCGCTGCTCCGCAAAATGATTGTCAACGTGCTGTCCAACGCCATCAAGTACTCAGGCGAAGGCTCCGAAATCGCTATTCGGGCAACCTGCCAGGAGGGGCAGCTGACCATGACGGTTACTGACCAGGGCATTGGTATTTCGCCCGATGACCAGCAGCATCTGTTTGAGCAGTTTTTCCGGGCCAAAAACGCAATTAATGTGGCCGGTACGGGCCTTGGGTTGCATATTGTGGCCAAATACGCTGAACTGATGCAGGGCTCGGTGCAGTTGCAGAGCGAACTTAACAACGGAACGACTATCACCCTTATTCTCCCTTATGAAGACCATCCTCTTGATTGA
- a CDS encoding thioredoxin family protein, with protein sequence MNPDRKKTHVSDTSAAVLLIFMPVDATLRPSVQVLIERLRGHLGTGVRVMKLDEAVHPDIFRSFEITQLPTFVLIRQGIELWRQEGLPETTSPSVV encoded by the coding sequence ATGAATCCAGACCGTAAAAAAACGCATGTTTCGGATACCTCGGCGGCCGTTCTGCTGATTTTTATGCCTGTCGATGCGACTCTACGCCCATCGGTGCAGGTATTGATCGAGCGGCTACGCGGGCATCTGGGCACTGGAGTTCGGGTGATGAAGCTCGATGAGGCCGTTCATCCAGACATTTTCCGGAGCTTTGAGATTACGCAACTACCCACCTTTGTCCTGATCCGGCAGGGCATCGAACTATGGCGGCAGGAAGGCCTGCCCGAAACCACCTCCCCCTCGGTGGTTTGA
- a CDS encoding sulfite exporter TauE/SafE family protein: protein MSTWWWAAAFLTGLAGSLHCVGMCGPLAMALPLGRLPQHQRPWGLLTYQLGRLSAYGLLGAVVGLVGQGLWLVNLQGPVSIGSGLLLLIWGFSGRAHGGVASSLTHRLGLSVLMARLLTQPRLGAFLGLGFLNGLLPCGLIYTALTGTLVSASPLAGMTYMLLFGLGTLPALVGIRTLTAYLTVPLRQRLTRALPVATILVGVLLLIRGLSVYPHWIDKAAPDKPIPVCHG, encoded by the coding sequence ATGAGTACGTGGTGGTGGGCAGCGGCATTCCTGACGGGCCTGGCGGGTAGCCTGCACTGCGTAGGCATGTGTGGTCCACTGGCGATGGCCCTTCCGCTGGGGCGGTTGCCGCAGCACCAACGGCCGTGGGGTTTGCTCACCTACCAGCTCGGCCGACTGTCAGCCTACGGGCTGTTGGGTGCCGTAGTCGGTCTGGTGGGGCAGGGGCTCTGGCTGGTCAATCTGCAAGGCCCCGTGTCGATCGGATCGGGGCTACTGCTGTTGATCTGGGGGTTCAGCGGTCGGGCACACGGGGGCGTAGCGAGTTCGCTTACGCACAGGCTGGGGCTGTCGGTGCTGATGGCCCGGTTGCTTACGCAGCCACGCCTGGGGGCGTTTCTGGGGCTGGGTTTCCTGAACGGGCTGTTGCCCTGTGGGCTCATTTACACCGCACTCACCGGCACACTTGTGAGTGCAAGCCCACTGGCAGGCATGACCTATATGCTTCTTTTCGGCCTCGGTACGTTGCCGGCCTTGGTGGGTATCCGCACGCTGACGGCCTATCTCACAGTGCCTCTACGTCAGCGACTTACCCGCGCCCTGCCCGTTGCTACTATTCTGGTGGGCGTGCTTTTGCTCATTCGGGGACTGAGTGTGTACCCGCACTGGATCGACAAAGCCGCCCCTGATAAGCCCATTCCTGTCTGTCACGGTTGA
- a CDS encoding FixH family protein — protein sequence MNWGKSIVLTFVVFAGFIGSMVFWMTRQRVDLVRDDYYQDEIKYQQHIDRVANTARLAAPVSMTYEATRQEVAFTLAAAVKKGEVTFYRPADRRLDVHQTLMAGPAGARAVSTARLASGFWKVQISWSDGEHEYYAEKELVL from the coding sequence ATGAACTGGGGAAAAAGCATTGTGCTCACCTTCGTTGTGTTTGCCGGTTTTATCGGTAGCATGGTTTTCTGGATGACCCGTCAGCGCGTCGACCTCGTTCGCGATGATTACTATCAGGATGAAATAAAATACCAGCAGCACATTGATCGGGTGGCCAACACGGCCCGACTGGCGGCTCCGGTTAGCATGACCTACGAGGCCACCCGGCAAGAGGTCGCGTTTACGCTGGCTGCCGCCGTCAAAAAAGGCGAAGTGACCTTTTACCGCCCCGCCGACCGTCGGCTCGATGTGCATCAGACCCTCATGGCAGGCCCTGCCGGTGCCCGAGCGGTATCGACCGCCAGGCTGGCGAGCGGCTTCTGGAAAGTGCAGATCAGCTGGTCGGACGGTGAACATGAATACTACGCCGAAAAAGAACTGGTATTATGA
- the ccoG gene encoding cytochrome c oxidase accessory protein CcoG, with product MESNVVPPPQSFRDRVPIADSKGERRWLYPRAQSGRFTRWRTVVAWVLLAALFAGPFIWVDGHPLFLFNVMERKFIFFGATFWPQDFHLVAIGLLTFITFVALFTVVYGRVWCGWACPQTIFMEMVFRKIEHLIEGDYKARQRLDAGPWTPEKVLKKGLKHSVFFLISFIISNTFLAYLIGRDEWLKLITDNPAEHLAGLSAMLIFTAVFYLVFAKLREIVCSTICPYGRLQGVLLDKSSLVVAYDYIRGEPRGKKERATSPAQPDGWNAVEEALKLKAGAAPTAPASTPKAKGDCVDCKLCVQVCPMGIDIRNGTQLECINCTLCIDACDQIMDKIERPRGLIRIDSLNGIEKGKPTRFSGRMAAYTGVLLALIGVLVYLMVSRTALEVTVLRAPGQLYQREAGNLVSNLYLVELVNKSYDARTVQFRITNPDAKLRFVQPITKAPANELAKGTFFILLPESSIQMASTPLQIEVLSDGEVVDTIKTTFLGPMK from the coding sequence ATGGAAAGTAACGTAGTACCTCCTCCTCAAAGCTTCCGCGACCGGGTGCCCATTGCCGATTCGAAAGGCGAACGGCGCTGGTTGTACCCTCGCGCACAGAGTGGCCGGTTTACCCGCTGGCGTACCGTTGTTGCCTGGGTACTGTTGGCTGCTTTGTTTGCCGGACCGTTTATCTGGGTCGACGGACACCCGTTGTTCCTGTTCAACGTGATGGAGCGGAAGTTTATCTTCTTCGGGGCTACGTTCTGGCCGCAGGACTTTCACCTGGTTGCGATTGGGTTGCTCACGTTTATCACGTTTGTGGCCTTGTTTACGGTAGTGTATGGTCGGGTATGGTGCGGTTGGGCTTGCCCGCAGACCATCTTTATGGAGATGGTATTCCGCAAGATCGAACACCTGATCGAAGGCGATTACAAGGCCCGGCAACGGCTGGATGCCGGGCCCTGGACGCCCGAGAAAGTTCTCAAAAAAGGACTGAAACACAGCGTCTTTTTTCTTATTTCGTTTATCATCAGCAACACCTTTCTGGCCTACCTGATCGGGCGCGACGAGTGGTTGAAGCTGATCACCGACAACCCAGCCGAGCACCTCGCCGGTTTGTCGGCCATGCTCATTTTTACGGCGGTTTTTTACCTCGTATTTGCCAAGCTCCGCGAAATCGTTTGCTCCACCATCTGCCCCTATGGCCGGTTGCAGGGCGTTTTGCTCGACAAAAGCTCGCTCGTGGTGGCTTACGATTATATCCGGGGCGAACCCCGTGGCAAAAAGGAACGAGCCACCTCGCCCGCACAACCCGACGGCTGGAATGCTGTAGAAGAGGCTCTCAAATTGAAAGCAGGAGCGGCCCCTACAGCGCCCGCTTCGACACCCAAAGCCAAAGGCGATTGTGTCGATTGTAAGTTGTGTGTTCAGGTGTGCCCTATGGGTATCGACATTCGCAATGGTACGCAACTGGAGTGTATCAACTGCACACTTTGTATTGACGCCTGCGATCAGATCATGGACAAGATTGAGCGCCCCCGGGGCCTCATCCGTATCGACTCGCTCAACGGCATTGAAAAAGGTAAGCCTACCCGGTTCTCGGGCCGTATGGCCGCGTACACGGGCGTGTTGCTCGCCCTGATTGGCGTACTGGTGTACCTGATGGTAAGCCGCACGGCCCTCGAAGTAACCGTGCTGCGCGCACCGGGTCAACTCTATCAGCGCGAGGCAGGCAACCTGGTGTCGAACCTGTACCTGGTTGAGCTGGTCAACAAAAGCTACGACGCCCGGACGGTACAGTTTCGGATCACCAACCCCGACGCCAAACTGCGGTTTGTGCAACCCATAACCAAAGCCCCCGCCAACGAACTGGCCAAGGGAACCTTCTTTATTCTCTTGCCGGAGTCATCGATTCAGATGGCGAGCACTCCGCTCCAAATCGAAGTGCTGTCGGACGGCGAAGTTGTTGATACGATAAAAACGACCTTCCTGGGTCCAATGAAATAA
- a CDS encoding cbb3-type cytochrome c oxidase N-terminal domain-containing protein codes for MNTHLFNSLVLMVAPETSSFWKLRDGEDLLMVTILLLVLAGCVVLAVVSLMLFYKIRAMLNPAAEAQESKTFWQHLTGLKPLSQERELMMEHAYDDIHELDNPTPPWFMYLFYGTIGFAAVYLAIFHVFKTGDDQLQEYTQEVAIAEQQREEYIKKVAGSINENSVTVLKDAKSIGDGQVLYTQYCTACHGASGEGKVGPNLTDEYWLHGGSVKAIFHTVTEGVPEKGMISWKKQLNPLQIQQVSSYILSLQGTKPAGAKEPQGEKEATPVAMN; via the coding sequence ATGAATACCCATTTGTTCAATAGCCTGGTGCTGATGGTGGCACCCGAGACGTCGTCGTTCTGGAAACTGCGCGATGGCGAAGACCTGCTGATGGTTACGATTCTGCTGCTGGTACTGGCCGGTTGCGTGGTGCTGGCGGTGGTGTCGCTCATGTTGTTCTACAAAATTCGGGCGATGCTGAACCCGGCCGCCGAGGCTCAGGAAAGCAAAACGTTCTGGCAACACCTCACCGGCCTGAAACCCCTGAGTCAGGAGCGCGAGCTGATGATGGAACACGCCTACGATGATATCCATGAGCTCGACAACCCAACCCCGCCCTGGTTTATGTATCTCTTTTACGGTACCATCGGATTTGCGGCTGTGTATCTGGCCATTTTCCACGTCTTCAAAACCGGCGACGATCAGTTGCAGGAGTACACGCAGGAGGTTGCTATTGCCGAGCAGCAACGCGAAGAGTACATTAAGAAAGTAGCGGGTTCAATCAACGAAAATTCGGTGACGGTACTCAAAGATGCCAAAAGCATTGGCGATGGGCAGGTGCTGTACACCCAATACTGCACGGCTTGCCACGGTGCGAGTGGTGAAGGTAAAGTGGGGCCGAACCTCACCGACGAATACTGGCTGCACGGCGGCAGTGTGAAAGCTATTTTCCACACGGTAACCGAAGGGGTACCCGAAAAAGGCATGATTTCCTGGAAAAAGCAGCTGAATCCGCTGCAAATCCAGCAGGTTTCGAGCTATATCCTGTCGTTGCAGGGAACCAAACCTGCCGGTGCCAAAGAGCCTCAGGGCGAAAAAGAAGCGACACCCGTTGCTATGAATTAA